The genomic window TGCCTGCCTCCAATTACATTACTAAAAAGTGTATATATCTAAGTTCTTACAAATATATTGATTTGTCAAGTAATTATGCGGAAATAAGCAGATTGTTGATGCCTTCCCTGATTCTTTCCGTTATTTCCTTGCGGTTCCTGCCCTCTGCCACAAGTGCGGCAGTATCAATAGGTTTGCCAAATACTATTGTAACACCTTTTTTCCTATCATAGTTGCCTTTAATTGCTGCGGGTACCACTTTTGCTCCGGATTTCACCGCCATGAAGCCCGCTCCCTGCTGAAGCTCCTTCAATGTGCCAGATCTGTTCCGGCTGCCTTCCGGGAATATGAGCAGCATGTTCCCTTCCTTCAGCACTTCGACGGATTTCTTCAACGCTGCCCTGTCACCCTTCCCACGCTCTACGGGAAAGGCGTTCAGACGGCTGATCAGGAAGCCGAGGACCGGTATCCTGAACAGCTCGGATTTCGCAAAGAATGCCATCTCCCTCTTTACGCTGATCGCGACGAGGGGCGGATCCAGCTCGGAAACGTGGTTGCTGCATATTATTACAGGTCCTTCCGAAGGAATCCTGTCCTCGCCGATCACCCTGATTTTGTATCTTACGTGATAGAATCTTTTGACCATTGCTTTAATTGTGCTGTAAAACATCTCTAATCCTCCCTCAGCAGGTCTTCCGCCATTCTGATGATTTTTTCCTCGACTTCAGGGATGCTCATGTGACTCGTGTCGAGCAATACGGCGTCATGTGCTTTTATGAGCGGAGAGATCTCTCTGTTCATATCCAGATCGTCTCGGCGGATGATCTGGTCGGTCAATGTTGCAAGGTCGATGTCCGTACCCCGCTCCTTCTCCTCCTTCAGTCTGCGTTTTGCCCTTATTTCAGGCGACGCTTTCATATAGACCTTGAGTTCCGCCTCCGGCAGCACCGTGGTACCGATGTCCCTGCCATCCATCACCACGCCTTTGTCTTCGGCAATTTTCTGCTGCATGGAGACGAGGTATCGTCTCACTTCAGCAAGGCTTGAAATTTCACTTACGTTGTTCGTCACTTCCTGAGTGCGTATGTCCGCTGATACATCTTCACCATTCAGGTAGATGGAGGTGCCGTCTGTACCGAAGCGGATATCAAGATCATCCAACTGGTCGATGACGCCTCTTCCGTTCCGGATGGCATGGAGTGTGACCGCCCGGTACATTGCGCCGGTGTCGATATATATGTAGGCCATCCTTTGGGCCACACGCCTGGAAATCGTACTCTTGCCTGCTGCAGCAGGACCATCAATTGCAATATTGATTTTCTTTTTCATATAAACCCGCCTTGTTCATTGTTCCCGTTTATCTTATCATAGTTTTATAGATTCGTTTAGGAGGAAGTCATATGCAGAAGAAAATTTTGGCGATTCATACAGGGGGGACCATCAGTATGTCCTCAGAAGAAGGGCTGATCACTTCAGGAGAAGATAATCCGGTGAAGATCGACCGTGCAGAGGATCTCGGCATCTGTCTGGAGGAAACCTACCCTGTGAAGAAGCCTTCTCCCCATATGACCCTGGACGATATGATCGAAATCAGGGACATCATCCGCCGGGAGTCTGTGCGATATGACGGCTTCGTCATCACACATGGTACGGATACGCTTGAGGAGACGGCCTATTTCCTCGACCTCACACTGGATATCCCTCAGCCTGTGGTAATTACAGGGGCAATGCGGTCATTCAATGAAATCGGCTCCGATGGCATGTACAACTATCTGTCCAGCCTGCGGGCGGCAATGGATGACCAATCTGCTTCAAGAGGTGTCCTGGTCGTTTTCAACGACGAAATACATACGGCAAGGAACGTCACCAAGACACACACCTCGAATATAGCGACATTCCAGAGTCCAAACCATGGACCGATCGGCATCCTGACGAAGGATGATATCCACTATCATCATCAGGTGCGCACCCAGGACCAGTTCGACCGTGCTGATTCCACGAGGAAGGTGGGACTGATCAAAGCCCACGCAGATCTTGATGGTACCTTCTTCGAGGCACTGGTCGGAAACGGATACGATGGACTCGTGATCGAGGCACTGGGACAGGGGAACCTCCCGCCCAGCGCCCTCGGTGGTCTGCAGAAGGTCCTCGATGCGGGCATCAGCACCGTGCTCGTTTCACGTTCCTTCAATGGCATCGTCGGCAGCTATTATGATTATGAAGGTGGGGGTCATGACCTCAAAAACAGGGGAGTGATCTTCTCCAATGGTCTGAATGGCCAGAAGGCAAGGATCAAACTGCTTCTGGCATTATGCAATGCGCTCGAAGGGGATGCTCTGGAGGAAATTTTCCAGCATTAGAAAAAGATGCCCCCTGCCTGTTCAGGCAGGGGGCATCTTCATGCGTTCATTTCTTCTTCGAGATATCTTCGGCTATGGCGCCTCCATGGAACCTGCCATTCTCAATGAATATGGTATTGGCGTCATTGCCCGCGGCGATCACACCGGCAATGTATAGGCCATCCACGTTGGTCTCCATCGTTTCTCGGTCATGCATCGGGGCGACACCATATTCGTTCTCATTCAGCTGTACCCCGAACGACTTCAGCAGACGATAGTCGGGATGATAACCGATCATGGCAAATACATAATCGTTCGGTATCTCGAACGTCTCTCCTTCCTTCTCAAGCACGACACTGTCATCTTTGATGTCGACGACTTCAGTATTGAAGTGCATATCTATCTTGTCATGTTTGACGAGAGAGTCGAACTGCGGGAGTACCCATGGCTTGACGCTCTTGGAATATGCGCCCTGGCGGTAGACGACCGTAACATTGCTGCCGGCCTTCTCCAGTTCAATCGCAGCATCCACACTGGAGTTCTTCCCGCCGACCACGAGCACATCCTGGTTGAAGAAGGGATGCGCCTCCTTGAAGTAGTGGAAGACCTTATCCTTACCCTCACCGGGGACGTTCAACTGGTTCGGCTGCCCGTAATAGCCTGTGGCGATCACGAGATGGTCACAGCTGTAGCGTCCTTTGGATGTTTCCAATATGAACTGGTTTCCAGCCTTGCGTCCTGAGGACACTTCTTCATAAGTATTTATATTGAGGTCGAAATGCTTCACTGCCTCACGGTAATAGACCAGCGCCTGGTTCCTTTTCGGCTTATGCTGTTCTGTAATGAATGGGAAGTCCCCTATGGAAAGTTTCTCGCTTGAAGAGAAGAATGTCTGGTGGGTCGGATAGTTGTAGATGGCCTCGACAATATTGCCCTTTTCGATTACGAGGTATTCCAGCCCCCTGTTCTGCAGTTCGATGGCTGCAGATAAACCGCATGGTCCTGCCCCTATGATGATGGTCTCTATATGCTTCATGTTTAACACCTTTCTATTCTGGTATCACCAGTTCCTGTCCGACTGTCAATGAATCGGCATCCACACCATTGTTGGCATCCTGGATCTTTCTGATGTTATCTGAGCTGCCGCTGCCATAATACCTGATTGCGATACGGTACAGGTTGTCCTCGGCACGCACGATATGAACCGTCCCTGAAGATGACTCCGCTTCCGGTTCCCCGGAGGTTTCGGAGGACTCCTGGCCGGACTCCTCCGGTGCTTCTTCAGTTTCTTCCTCCTGGAGGGTTTCAGGCTCCTCCACGATGCTTGTACTGGAACCGGCAGTTTCCCCCGACTCCTTTTCCTCTATGGCTGTGGCTGCAGCCTCTTCAAGCTCAGCCTCTTCATCCGGACTCAATTCAATCTCCACGGCACCGGTGCCAAGGTCGTCCTGGCCGGTCTCTTCCCTGGATTCAGCCAGTTCACGCTCCATCTCCGCCTTCTGCTCTTCGAGCTCCTCATCCGTTGC from Salinicoccus sp. RF5 includes these protein-coding regions:
- a CDS encoding 1-acyl-sn-glycerol-3-phosphate acyltransferase, translating into MFYSTIKAMVKRFYHVRYKIRVIGEDRIPSEGPVIICSNHVSELDPPLVAISVKREMAFFAKSELFRIPVLGFLISRLNAFPVERGKGDRAALKKSVEVLKEGNMLLIFPEGSRNRSGTLKELQQGAGFMAVKSGAKVVPAAIKGNYDRKKGVTIVFGKPIDTAALVAEGRNRKEITERIREGINNLLISA
- the cmk gene encoding (d)CMP kinase; the protein is MKKKINIAIDGPAAAGKSTISRRVAQRMAYIYIDTGAMYRAVTLHAIRNGRGVIDQLDDLDIRFGTDGTSIYLNGEDVSADIRTQEVTNNVSEISSLAEVRRYLVSMQQKIAEDKGVVMDGRDIGTTVLPEAELKVYMKASPEIRAKRRLKEEKERGTDIDLATLTDQIIRRDDLDMNREISPLIKAHDAVLLDTSHMSIPEVEEKIIRMAEDLLRED
- a CDS encoding asparaginase → MQKKILAIHTGGTISMSSEEGLITSGEDNPVKIDRAEDLGICLEETYPVKKPSPHMTLDDMIEIRDIIRRESVRYDGFVITHGTDTLEETAYFLDLTLDIPQPVVITGAMRSFNEIGSDGMYNYLSSLRAAMDDQSASRGVLVVFNDEIHTARNVTKTHTSNIATFQSPNHGPIGILTKDDIHYHHQVRTQDQFDRADSTRKVGLIKAHADLDGTFFEALVGNGYDGLVIEALGQGNLPPSALGGLQKVLDAGISTVLVSRSFNGIVGSYYDYEGGGHDLKNRGVIFSNGLNGQKARIKLLLALCNALEGDALEEIFQH
- a CDS encoding YpdA family putative bacillithiol disulfide reductase, with protein sequence MKHIETIIIGAGPCGLSAAIELQNRGLEYLVIEKGNIVEAIYNYPTHQTFFSSSEKLSIGDFPFITEQHKPKRNQALVYYREAVKHFDLNINTYEEVSSGRKAGNQFILETSKGRYSCDHLVIATGYYGQPNQLNVPGEGKDKVFHYFKEAHPFFNQDVLVVGGKNSSVDAAIELEKAGSNVTVVYRQGAYSKSVKPWVLPQFDSLVKHDKIDMHFNTEVVDIKDDSVVLEKEGETFEIPNDYVFAMIGYHPDYRLLKSFGVQLNENEYGVAPMHDRETMETNVDGLYIAGVIAAGNDANTIFIENGRFHGGAIAEDISKKK